The sequence below is a genomic window from Streptosporangium lutulentum.
CGCGGCCAGCGGCGGCGCGTCCGGGTGCATGGCCGCCGCGAGTTCCCGCGCGTGAGCGACCGTCCGCACGTCGAACAGGAAGCGGGCCTCCGGGGCCGCGTCATACGGGGATTTCACCGCCGCGTCGTAGAGCCAGATCCGGGCGGTCATTGGGCCGCCGCCTTCCGGGCCGCGTACGCCGCTCGCGCGAGCTTGTTCGTGCAGGTCTTACACACCCGCGACCGCCCGCCGGTCATGCTGGTCTTCTTCACGAACTGCTCCAGTGGCTTCTCGTCGCCGCACTCCAGGCATTCGCGGGGCTCGTCGACCAGGCCGCCGTCGACCGGGCTGCTGCGGCGTTCTTCTCGTGTCAGTCCGGCCACGACCAGGTCCGGCAGTTGGTTTTTCCGAGTCGCCTTGGCGTGCTCGCTGCACTTGGCCAGCACGGGGCAGGCTGCGCACACCTTCTTCTGCTGGGCGATGTCCTCGGGCTCCTTGGATCCGAACAGCTTGCCGAGGTTGCCGCACGCGGCATCCCAGTGCCATGCCGGGATCGGCCCGATCACGTTGGGGAGCGTCATCGGCCCTCCCTGTGGTTGAAACGGGCCCATTCCCGCTCTATGCGCCGTTCGTTCCGGCGCTTCCGTACGGCGCGGCGCACGTCCTGGGCGATGCCCTCGCCGACGAACAGCGCGGTGAGAGCCATGCTGATCGCGCCAATGGTGATCAGCGTGTACCTCAGCGGGGACCACACGGAGCTGAGGGCTATCAGGGCGGCCGCGAGTGCCAGCCACACGACTAGGACAAGGTTCGTTTTCAACGTCTCTCCTCAGGGGGATGAGGGCCGCGCCGGGTAGCGCGGCCCTCCCCCGGCTTACTTCTGGCCAGCGTTGACGTTGACGCCGTTGCTGCCGCCAACGACGACCGTTGCCTTACCGGACTCCACAGCCTTGAGCTGCACGT
It includes:
- a CDS encoding WhiB family transcriptional regulator; protein product: MTLPNVIGPIPAWHWDAACGNLGKLFGSKEPEDIAQQKKVCAACPVLAKCSEHAKATRKNQLPDLVVAGLTREERRSSPVDGGLVDEPRECLECGDEKPLEQFVKKTSMTGGRSRVCKTCTNKLARAAYAARKAAAQ